A region of Colletotrichum higginsianum IMI 349063 chromosome 10, whole genome shotgun sequence DNA encodes the following proteins:
- a CDS encoding TRI11 protein has translation MLLASATGAACTAAGLLAVLVLYAIRTIYTNRLRHIPGPWYTALTHLVLKNHTLKGRRMYYVHDLHSRYGPVVRISPHEVAVADPEGFAAIHRIGGGFLKSPWYESSNMPEGGEASIFAMRDPRKHAARRKLLARFFTKAYLRSEWEGVVREKVEKAVGRIYEEARDGGRSDVLEWFTMMTTDVVAHLCFGESFKMLELGECPLTARRWKKNDYMKMLELISIQNITRYELPWLHFIRSHLPATKSSTASVDAKTVLRSYGDRALSNLRRNSDHTKTLFANMLSAVDTGTADDAREKEGETLTQEAMHVESQSMIIGGSDTSSITLTYLVWAVIKRPNLRARLEEEVAGLAPDFDDAVLETLPLLNAVIDETLRLYGAVQGHLSRTVPARGATLGGYFVPGGTTVETQAYTLHRDPDAWPDPLRQRNSFDETRFLDPGRMTPKQKLLFSPWGAGSRICLGVELAKMELRLGAAVLFRRCGGLRPAPGMTDGMMEMENFFMVSPIGHRCEVALA, from the exons ATGCTACTCGCCAGCGCAACGGGTGCTGCTTGTACGGCAGCAGGGCTGCTCGCGGTCCTTGTCCTCTAC GCAATTCGCACCATCTACACGAACCGTCTCCGTCACATTCCCGGCCCTTGGTACACCGCCCTAACCCACCTCGTCCTCAAGAACCACACCCTCAAGGGCCGCCGCATGTACTACGTTCATGATCTTCACTCTCGCTATGGACCCGTAGTGCGCATATCTCCTCATgaagtcgccgtcgctgacCCGGAAGGCTTCGCCGCGATCCATCGCATCGGCGGGGGCTTTCTTAAATCACCTTGGTACGAGAGCTCCAACATgcccgagggcggcgaggcgagCATCTTCGCCATGCGCGACCCGAGGAAGCACGCAGCCAGGAGGAAGTTGCTCGCGAGGTTCTTCACAAAGGCATACCTGAGGAGTGAGTGGGAGGGGGTCGTGAGAGAAAAGGTCGAGAAAGCCGTGGGAAGAATCTACGAAGAGGCGAGGGATGGCGGCCGCTCCGACGTGCTGGAGTGGTTcacgatgatgacgacggacGTCGTGGCTCACCTGTGCTTTGGGGAGTCGTTCAAGATGCTCGAACTCGGAGAG TGCCCGCTGACGGCGCGACGTTGGAAGAAAAACGACTACATGAAGATGCTGGAGCTCATCTCGATCCAGAACATAACGCGCTACGAGCTCCCATGGCTGCACTTCATCCGCTCCCACTTGCCCGCCACGAaatcgtcgacggcgtccgtCGACGCGAAGACCGTCCTCCGAAGCTACGGCGACCGCGCCCTATCAAACCTCCGCCGGAACAGCGACCACACCAAGACCCTCTTCGCCAACATGTTGTCCGCCGTCGACACGGGCACGGCGGACGACGCccgcgagaaggagggggagacgCTTACGCAGGAAGCGATGCACGTCGAGAGCCAGAGCATGATCATCGGCGGGTCCGACACGTCGTCCATCACGCTGACCTACCTCGTCTGGGCCGTCATCAAACGGCCGAACCTGCGGGCGCggttggaggaggaagtggCCGGCCTGGCACCGGACTttgacgacgccgtcctcgagacgCTCCCTCTGctcaacgccgtcatcgacgagacGCTGCGGCTGTACGGCGCCGTGCAGGGACACCTGTCGAGGACGGTGCCGGCCAGAGGCGCCACGCTCGGAGGGTATTTCGTCCCGGGCGGGACGACGGTGGAGACGCAGGCGTACACGCTTCACCGAGATCCGGACGCGTGGCCGGACCCGCTGCGGCAA CGCAACAGCTTCGACGAGACGCGCTTCCTGGACCCGGGCAGGATGACGCCCAAGCAGAAGTTGCTCTTCTCGCCCTGGGGCGCCGGTTCGCGCATCTGCCTCGGCGTGGAGCTCGCCAAGATGGAGCTCCGGctgggcgccgccgtgctctTCCGACGTTGCGGGGGCctgcggccggcgccggggatGACGGACGGaatgatggagatggagaacTTTTTCATGGTCAGTCCTATTGGACACAGGTGCGAGGTGGCTTTGGCCTGA